In Ptychodera flava strain L36383 chromosome 17, AS_Pfla_20210202, whole genome shotgun sequence, one genomic interval encodes:
- the LOC139115813 gene encoding solute carrier organic anion transporter family member 2A1-like codes for MAVDKSQSSREEESKNSFLMEEQSKKRQKSGSDGQANLADSDDYTCGIGSWRPRWLQVFANVKVAFVVIMLAAVLTTLNFAALSIAAVSWERQFALSSTIVGVCFTSLDLSSIVAMPLMTYFGGQATSHRPRWIGFGVLSATVGLLIIGSTQFMSDLYEYGDMPSRSSNASSGLCFPGRSEHTLGVVNDSLTDQLQSCDSVLAGNNLAALVCLFLGLLFLGAGFTPIFTLGVSYIDDGVQRKKAPLYFGILYSMYGLGPLIGYPMAGYFTSKYVDFYRVDESTVEIDNRDPRWVGAWWLAYFVNATLLFFAAIPLFVLPRKLRKPKEDVEEVENAEEHIKEMTMTEKIKEFPRAMKRLFTNSTLMCIVVAMTADVALISAVAPFATKYVINQFRTSVSLAAIVVPIGFIIPSTIGIFTGGVLMRRFRPTLKKIARNITVVHLACLLMLVPLMFVGCENYRFAGINYSYPSSSNDSDQDIFTGMDAKCNTECMCPPNSPFNPVCGSDGVTYFSACHAGCSARQHTSGQTGARTFSRCSCVENLKKTGEEGIFETMIYSTEGATINQDGPQMDGQLTTKSEQFTTFKDMDYNDTKTETYTMVIQLSTPKPTGIVSRHGGAAYTPFDDDGAARPGICGEQCTNKLIVFTILLFCMSFMKSLPQISSLEILLRIVKPTDKPFALGVRAMFVQVFASIPTSIYVGAIFDSTCQHWGRNPCGDRGTCWVYDLNAYRLRYYAVIMCLKLLTTVFCLLTWFTLKGKGPTNRAEQDYKTVATSPEAEGHSSKPVKM; via the exons ATGGCAGTCGACAAAAGCCAATCGTCGAGAGAAGAGGAAAGTAAGAACTCATTCTTGATGGAAGAACAAAGCAAAAAACGCCAAAAGTCTGGTAGCGACGGACAAGCAAACCTGGCAGACAGCGATGACTATACTTGTGGGATAGGATCGTGGCGACCGCGATGGCTTCAGGTTTTCGCGAACGTCAAAGTAGCCTTTGTCGTGATTATGTTGGCGGCTGTTTTAACGACGTTGAATTTTGCAGCGTTGTCTATTGCAGCGGTCAGCTGGGAGCGACAGTTCGCCCTGTCGTCGACGATTGTCGGAGTCTGCTTCACGTCCCTCGACCTCTCGTCAATTGTGGCAATGCCGTTGATGACCTACTTTGGCGGCCAAGCGACGAGCCACCGTCCTCGATGGATCGGATTCGGCGTTCTGTCGGCCACAGTTGGGTTGCTAATAATCGGATCCACGCAGTTTATGTCGGATCTGTACGAGTACGGTGACATGCCGTCCCGTTCTTCTAATGCCTCCTCTGGTCTCTGCTTTCCCGGTCGAAGCGAACACACACTCGGCGTTGTCAATGATAGCCTCACTGACCAATTGCAAAGCTGTGATAGTGTGCTCGCTGGGAACAACTTAGCGGCACTAGTCTGCCTGTTTCTCGGCTTGCTCTTTTTAGGAGCAGGTTTCACGCCAATTTTCACTTTAGGAGTTTCCTACATTGATGATGGTGTACAGCGAAAGAAGGCGCCTCTATATTTTG GAATTCTATACTCGATGTATGGCCTCGGCCCGTTGATCGGTTACCCAATGGCGGGGTACTTCACAAGCAAGTACGTTGACTTCTACCGCGTTGACGAGTCCACAGTGGAAATCGATAACAGGGACCCCCGCTGGGTCGGTGCATGGTGGCTGGCGTACTTCGTCAATGCCACCCTCCTATTCTTTGCCGCGATACCGTTATTTGTGTTGCCGAGGAAATTAAGAAAACCAAAAGAAGACGTAGAAGAAGTTGAGAATGCTGAGGAACATATCAAAGAAATGACCATGACTGAGAAAATAAaag AATTCCCACGAGCTATGAAGCGCCTCTTCACGAACTCCACACTTATGTGTATAGTAGTTGCCATGACTGCCGACGTCGCCTTGATCAGTGCGGTGGCGCCTTTTGCAACTAAATACGTCATCAACCAGTTCAGAACCAGCGTGTCGCTAGCCGCCATCGTGGTTC CAATTGGTTTTATCATCCCCTCCACAATCGGTATCTTCACTGGTGGCGTCCTCATGCGCAGATTCAGGCCGACATTGAAGAAAATTGCCAGAAATATAACCGTTGTCCACCTTGCTTGTTTGCTAATGCTCGTTCCACTTATGTTCGTCGGATGTGAAAACTATAGATTTGCTGGAATAAATTACTCGTACCCGTCGTCTAGCAA TGACAGTGACCAAGACATTTTTACTGGTATGGATGCAAAGTGTAACACCGAATGCATGTGTCCGCCGAATTCACCGTTTAATCCAGTCTGCGGTTCGGACGGCGTGACATACTTTTCGGCCTGCCACGCAGGGTGTTCGGCTCGACAACACACCTCAGGACAAACTGGCGCGAGA ACTTTCTCAAGGTGTTCTTGCGTGGAGAATCTCAAGAAAACCGGTGAAGAGGGAATCTTTGAAACCATGATTTATTCGACTGAGGGAGCTACCATAAACCAAGATGGCCCTCAAATGGATGGCCAACTGACAACAAAATCTGAACAATTTACAACTTTCAAGGACATGGATTATAATGATACAAAAACTGAGACGTATACGATGGTCATTCAACTTTCCACACCTAAGCCAACTGGTATTGTTTCACGCCACGGGGGCGCTGCATACACTCCTTTCGACGACGATGGAGCTGCCAGGCCTGGTATATGTGGAGAGCAGTGCACGAATAAGCTGATTGTGTTTACAATTCTGTTGTTCTGCATGAGTTTCATGAAAAGTCTACCACAGATCTCATCCCTAGAGATTCTCCTAAG gATTGTCAAGCCGACAGACAAGCCTTTTGCTCTGGGAGTCAGGGCTATGTTCGTCCAAGTATTCG CTTCGATCCCAACATCAATATACGTCGGTGCTATCTTTGATTCGACGTGCCAGCACTGGGGGCGTAATCCCTGCGGTGATCGTGGTACATGTTGGGTGTACGACCTCAACGCCTATCGCTTGAGATACTACGCAGTCATAATGTGTCTCAAGCTGCTTACCACGGTGTTCTGTCTCCTGACTTGGTTTACTCTGAAGGGCAAAGGACCGACCAACCGTGCAGAGCAAGACTACAAAACTGTGGCGACGAGCCCTGAGGCCGAAGGCCACTCCTCTAAACCTGTCAAAATGTGA